A window of Pirellula sp. SH-Sr6A contains these coding sequences:
- a CDS encoding ExbD/TolR family protein: MSSSVEFTFEQESAPEDVQMPPRPPMDDEMDITPMIDLTFLLLIFFILTSKMTGEKTYDIPPAKHGTTVPSKACVSVIVTRGTGEAPIVARGDGTLFSDDPEQQAAEISEYVQIELESGRKTEVLIRAEGNVTSGQLNKVKQAIGEVIGEDKLINIAVSEAL; this comes from the coding sequence ATGTCCAGCAGCGTCGAATTTACATTCGAACAGGAATCTGCACCTGAGGATGTACAGATGCCACCTCGTCCTCCCATGGACGACGAGATGGATATCACCCCGATGATCGATTTGACATTCTTGCTTCTGATCTTCTTCATCCTCACCTCGAAGATGACCGGCGAGAAGACCTACGACATTCCGCCTGCGAAACACGGCACAACGGTGCCTAGCAAAGCCTGCGTTTCGGTCATCGTTACGCGGGGGACCGGCGAGGCCCCAATCGTAGCCCGCGGGGACGGAACCCTTTTCTCGGATGATCCAGAACAGCAAGCGGCGGAGATTAGCGAATACGTACAGATCGAGTTGGAATCGGGGCGAAAGACCGAGGTACTCATCCGCGCAGAAGGAAACGTTACCTCGGGTCAATTGAACAAAGTGAAGCAAGCAATTGGCGAGGTGATTGGCGAAGATAAATTGATCAACATTGCCGTTTCGGAGGCGCTTTAA
- a CDS encoding MotA/TolQ/ExbB proton channel family protein, translating into MDASKVFDLVGQASYVALAAVALWGAYYVVLVLSRVNRKRFKTEAAQDAFLESIEGDLRRGDFDAVLQACEGDQRALPMMVAYAVKNRIFGFNKTRQLTLDRFQRDVIADLDYNIAWIVTVIKTAPMLGLFGTVVGMMGAFGKLSTAANVSPSDLAQDIRTALETTAIGLTIAIPLVMCMATITNRIRHMQDLVGSGLARFLEAFKVGVEKEHRSGRQSA; encoded by the coding sequence ATGGATGCAAGCAAGGTATTTGACCTGGTTGGTCAGGCTTCGTACGTCGCGCTAGCTGCAGTGGCTTTGTGGGGTGCCTACTACGTTGTATTGGTTCTCTCCCGCGTGAATCGGAAACGGTTCAAAACCGAGGCGGCTCAGGACGCTTTTCTTGAATCGATCGAGGGCGATCTGCGCCGCGGCGATTTCGACGCCGTTCTTCAAGCCTGCGAAGGGGATCAGCGTGCTCTTCCTATGATGGTGGCATACGCTGTCAAGAACCGCATTTTCGGGTTCAACAAAACGAGACAGTTGACGTTGGATCGTTTTCAACGGGATGTGATCGCGGACTTGGATTACAACATCGCGTGGATTGTAACGGTGATCAAGACAGCGCCGATGTTGGGATTGTTCGGTACAGTCGTTGGGATGATGGGTGCGTTCGGAAAGCTGTCGACGGCCGCCAACGTGAGCCCGTCGGATTTGGCGCAGGACATTCGTACCGCATTGGAAACAACCGCCATCGGTTTGACGATCGCGATTCCTTTGGTGATGTGCATGGCAACGATCACAAACCGCATTCGCCACATGCAGGATCTCGTCGGATCGGGTTTGGCTCGATTCCTCGAGGCATTTAAGGTTGGAGTGGAGAAAGAACATCGCTCCGGTCGCCAGAGCGCTTAG
- a CDS encoding zinc ribbon domain-containing protein, translating into MSVSDSVVRNLHHRLNHIAELESQIARGPRMVQSAQLQLDASVEALQKCKNTIRERRMDADRKQLQQRERENKIQDLESKMNASKNNREYQMLKDQIAADKQATSVLSDEIFEALEEVDALQSSTIELEERVKLAEAEKAKVMANVEKRLVDLRQDLQKANQDLAAIVSSLPQDFAKDYQRLVSARGPDALSELDGQSCGGCNTNLTPGILDKLRMGRPTICPSCGRMLYRAENA; encoded by the coding sequence ATGAGCGTTTCCGATTCCGTGGTGCGAAATCTTCACCATCGCTTGAACCATATTGCGGAACTTGAAAGTCAGATCGCTCGCGGTCCTCGCATGGTCCAGTCCGCACAATTGCAACTCGATGCGTCGGTCGAAGCGCTTCAAAAGTGCAAGAACACCATCCGCGAACGCCGCATGGACGCAGATCGAAAGCAGCTTCAACAAAGGGAACGCGAGAACAAAATCCAAGATCTCGAATCCAAAATGAACGCTTCGAAAAACAACCGCGAGTACCAGATGCTCAAGGACCAAATCGCGGCCGACAAACAAGCGACAAGCGTTCTTTCCGATGAGATCTTCGAAGCGCTCGAGGAGGTCGATGCTCTCCAATCCTCCACGATCGAGTTAGAGGAGCGAGTCAAACTGGCCGAGGCGGAAAAAGCGAAGGTCATGGCGAACGTTGAGAAACGACTCGTGGATTTGCGCCAGGATCTGCAAAAAGCCAACCAGGATTTGGCGGCGATCGTATCTAGCCTACCGCAGGATTTCGCGAAGGATTACCAAAGGCTTGTCTCGGCCCGCGGTCCCGATGCTCTCTCCGAACTCGATGGTCAATCCTGTGGCGGCTGCAATACCAATCTCACGCCAGGAATTCTTGACAAGCTTCGCATGGGTAGGCCGACGATTTGCCCTAGCTGTGGCCGCATGCTTTATCGCGCAGAAAACGCATAA
- a CDS encoding PQQ-binding-like beta-propeller repeat protein, producing the protein MKSSISHFLSALAILVVSAGVGTGQWSDQALSNSQLTLHWEGNIGGSALANGEKSFVIWPHSTKKREIVRLVDNGRVLASFRGDEINDEALETSILEGKRSEKVPRLGMEGARVKADQLAKIYQRIGRNVELQSENPQQIYAVSISSTGVVCAMDAENGSVLWRNQLPHFRRTMLGPGVSDEYVVAVNGGEYFVYDLLTGNTIAKRKLSQIATGAPLPIKGKVAIPSVGGRLVLYDILSSDAAPVVLRIGSENRLGLAVTPDREFLAWPMQNKLVISKLQDPPILWTSAIATSEIPASPVITPNGYLFITQEGVVTRCTTDRIHPIAWKVKLGTTSNQSPVLGKDLVTIVSEDGLLFALNLETGDSIWSVPLQGIQTVLNVSTHHVFAIDTARNLVTIDIAKQQIVSKIFVGMATPVPNSTTDRLYLVDAKGKVSCLREPQAEQPTLLVPAAPKKEAAGEPQPTEPVESVSPGDASSTFGTEPAPVTPAGDDPFGNP; encoded by the coding sequence ATGAAATCGAGCATATCTCACTTCCTATCTGCACTGGCCATCCTGGTTGTTTCCGCCGGCGTGGGAACAGGTCAATGGAGCGATCAAGCGCTGAGCAACAGCCAGCTTACCCTGCATTGGGAGGGCAACATCGGTGGCTCGGCCTTAGCAAACGGCGAGAAGTCCTTCGTTATCTGGCCCCATTCCACTAAGAAGAGAGAGATCGTTCGTTTGGTGGACAATGGACGCGTTCTCGCATCCTTTCGCGGAGACGAAATCAACGACGAGGCGTTGGAAACGTCAATACTAGAAGGGAAGAGATCGGAGAAAGTTCCTCGACTGGGAATGGAAGGTGCTAGGGTCAAAGCCGATCAATTAGCCAAGATCTACCAACGCATCGGACGTAACGTCGAGTTGCAGTCAGAGAATCCTCAACAGATTTATGCCGTCTCCATCAGCTCCACCGGGGTCGTCTGCGCCATGGACGCGGAGAACGGGTCCGTTTTGTGGAGGAATCAATTGCCCCACTTCCGTCGGACGATGCTCGGACCGGGAGTGTCGGACGAGTATGTCGTCGCGGTAAATGGTGGAGAGTATTTTGTCTACGACCTTCTCACTGGGAATACGATTGCTAAACGAAAGCTGAGCCAGATAGCAACCGGGGCACCTCTCCCAATCAAAGGAAAAGTTGCCATCCCATCGGTGGGAGGAAGGCTCGTTTTGTACGACATCCTCTCGTCCGACGCAGCTCCTGTAGTCTTGCGCATCGGCAGCGAAAATCGGCTTGGGCTAGCGGTGACTCCCGATCGAGAATTTCTCGCTTGGCCAATGCAAAACAAACTGGTGATCTCCAAATTGCAGGATCCCCCTATCCTGTGGACATCGGCCATTGCGACATCTGAGATTCCAGCATCTCCTGTCATCACACCGAATGGTTATCTTTTCATCACCCAGGAAGGTGTCGTGACACGATGCACGACCGACAGGATCCACCCGATTGCTTGGAAAGTGAAATTGGGCACGACCAGCAATCAATCTCCTGTACTGGGTAAAGACCTAGTAACGATTGTTTCCGAGGATGGGTTGCTATTTGCGTTAAATCTGGAGACGGGAGATTCCATTTGGTCGGTACCATTGCAAGGAATCCAAACTGTCTTGAATGTCAGCACCCATCATGTTTTCGCGATCGACACTGCGAGAAATTTAGTGACCATCGACATTGCGAAGCAGCAAATTGTGTCGAAGATCTTCGTCGGGATGGCCACACCGGTACCTAACTCCACTACCGATAGGCTCTACCTCGTTGACGCGAAAGGGAAAGTGAGCTGTTTGCGCGAACCGCAGGCTGAGCAGCCAACACTCTTGGTCCCAGCGGCTCCTAAAAAGGAGGCTGCCGGGGAGCCTCAACCGACCGAACCTGTCGAGAGTGTATCACCGGGAGATGCGAGCAGCACATTTGGGACAGAACCCGCACCTGTCACTCCGGCTGGAGACGATCCATTCGGCAATCCCTGA
- the pilM gene encoding type IV pilus assembly protein PilM: MAKKIQHVWGLEIGQSSMKALRCHLEGDTVVADTFDFVEYPKILSQPEAEPEALISDALEQFTSRNDLRGALVAVSVPGQSGLAKFFKPPPVEVKKIGDIVKYEAKQQIPFDLKDVIWDFQQMEGAQIEDGYALESEVGLFAMKREAVFRALKPYRDRNIDIDLVQLAPMSLYNMVTHDRFAERLATETFDPESPQKSVVILSIGTDASDLIVTNGFRVWQRNIPIGGNHFTRQLTKDLKLTFAKAEHLKRNALQADDPKLVFQAMRPVFNDMVTEIQRSLNFYKTVNKKGEIDSMLLLGNTSKLPGLLQFLNKNLGMEVQALDRFPKLDGNEVIGAQAFKENVPAYGVVYGLCLQLLKRGPMRTSLLPRDIVLERVIRNKKPWTVGALSILLGAMVTYHATKGQALSVVDISSWKDAESKVETLSKSSSSEFSKDSSLTSKAKLYREVGKEVSSGASRRLQTLELLKVVEASLFKNPDEADKTPIELPYNKRKDFHVTSVEQKYFADLEKWFTPDLKTKYLDGVKTRRAWFAPEKVAEAIPDPTPLTGPGWVIEMKGFHYYNGIIGEEKQDHVLRYMVEFLENGSIELPIVDKTGISPPAEGKPALPEGHVLVRDLGIRLPVIRLAQPLNAKHRIENPEYFRLLHEERMKAAAAAAAAGGVGSEGIGSGVGGPGMGGPGMGGPGMGGPGMGGPGMGGSGLGGYGSEGGGMTGANAFKPLKDEKGNEVQPFFDAPKFEFVLQFAWKPRFEPEGGSLAGGTIPDTSAEGVEGEGSVEASVDASTTP, encoded by the coding sequence ATGGCGAAAAAAATTCAACATGTTTGGGGCCTGGAAATTGGCCAGAGCTCCATGAAGGCGCTCCGATGCCATCTGGAAGGGGATACGGTCGTCGCCGACACCTTCGACTTTGTCGAGTATCCAAAGATCCTCAGCCAGCCTGAGGCGGAACCCGAGGCGTTGATCTCCGATGCGTTGGAACAGTTCACCTCCCGGAACGATCTTCGAGGTGCCTTGGTCGCAGTGAGTGTGCCTGGCCAAAGCGGTCTCGCGAAATTTTTCAAGCCACCGCCGGTGGAAGTGAAAAAGATCGGGGACATTGTCAAATACGAAGCGAAGCAGCAGATTCCCTTCGATTTGAAAGATGTGATCTGGGACTTCCAACAAATGGAAGGTGCACAGATCGAGGACGGCTACGCATTGGAAAGCGAAGTCGGACTTTTCGCGATGAAGAGGGAGGCTGTGTTCCGAGCTCTGAAACCCTATCGCGATCGCAACATCGATATCGATCTGGTTCAGCTCGCCCCCATGAGCTTGTACAACATGGTGACTCACGATCGCTTCGCCGAGCGATTGGCCACCGAGACGTTCGATCCGGAATCCCCGCAAAAGTCGGTCGTGATTTTGTCGATCGGCACCGACGCTAGCGACTTGATCGTCACCAATGGGTTCCGCGTGTGGCAGCGCAACATCCCGATCGGCGGGAATCATTTCACTCGGCAGCTTACCAAAGATCTAAAGCTCACGTTTGCGAAGGCGGAGCATCTGAAGCGAAACGCATTACAAGCCGATGACCCGAAGTTGGTCTTCCAAGCCATGCGTCCCGTCTTCAATGACATGGTCACGGAAATTCAGCGATCGCTGAACTTCTACAAGACCGTCAACAAAAAGGGAGAGATCGACTCGATGCTCTTGCTGGGGAATACGTCCAAGCTCCCTGGCTTGTTGCAATTCCTGAACAAGAATCTTGGAATGGAGGTTCAAGCTCTCGATCGATTCCCGAAACTGGATGGGAATGAAGTCATCGGCGCGCAGGCCTTTAAGGAAAACGTACCAGCTTATGGGGTCGTGTATGGGCTCTGCTTGCAATTGCTCAAACGCGGACCGATGAGGACCAGTTTGTTGCCGCGCGACATCGTTCTCGAACGAGTCATTCGCAACAAGAAGCCTTGGACGGTTGGAGCTCTTTCGATTTTGCTCGGAGCGATGGTGACCTATCACGCAACCAAAGGGCAAGCGTTAAGCGTAGTCGATATTTCGAGCTGGAAGGATGCCGAGTCCAAGGTGGAGACACTCTCGAAGTCTTCGAGTTCGGAGTTCTCCAAAGACTCGTCGCTGACCAGCAAGGCCAAGCTCTACCGAGAGGTCGGAAAAGAAGTTAGCTCGGGAGCCAGCCGGCGACTGCAAACACTCGAGCTCCTCAAAGTGGTCGAAGCGTCCTTGTTCAAAAATCCGGATGAAGCAGACAAGACCCCCATCGAATTACCGTACAACAAGCGGAAAGACTTTCACGTCACGAGCGTTGAGCAAAAGTACTTTGCCGACTTGGAGAAATGGTTCACGCCGGATCTGAAGACGAAATACCTCGATGGAGTAAAAACGCGGCGCGCGTGGTTTGCACCCGAAAAAGTAGCAGAAGCCATTCCCGATCCGACCCCTTTGACCGGCCCCGGTTGGGTTATCGAAATGAAAGGTTTCCACTACTACAACGGAATCATCGGCGAGGAGAAGCAAGATCACGTTTTAAGATACATGGTCGAGTTTCTCGAGAATGGATCGATCGAGTTGCCGATTGTCGACAAGACGGGAATTTCTCCTCCAGCAGAGGGTAAACCGGCCCTTCCCGAAGGTCATGTATTGGTAAGGGATTTGGGGATTCGCCTCCCCGTCATCCGACTGGCTCAGCCCCTCAACGCAAAGCATAGAATTGAAAATCCCGAGTACTTTCGGCTGCTGCATGAGGAACGCATGAAAGCGGCTGCTGCCGCCGCAGCGGCCGGTGGCGTCGGAAGTGAAGGAATCGGGTCTGGTGTTGGCGGACCCGGTATGGGGGGCCCTGGCATGGGTGGACCCGGAATGGGTGGGCCTGGCATGGGCGGCCCCGGTATGGGTGGATCTGGCCTAGGTGGTTATGGTTCCGAAGGGGGGGGTATGACGGGTGCCAACGCCTTCAAACCCTTGAAGGACGAAAAAGGGAACGAGGTTCAGCCCTTCTTCGATGCACCCAAGTTTGAGTTTGTGCTGCAATTTGCATGGAAACCCCGTTTTGAGCCCGAAGGGGGAAGTCTCGCGGGTGGAACCATTCCCGACACCTCCGCAGAGGGGGTGGAAGGTGAAGGAAGCGTGGAAGCTTCGGTCGACGCTTCGACCACTCCCTGA
- a CDS encoding tetratricopeptide repeat protein has product MKFKGFAMALAAGLVLPVSFPGHLYSADPLSRSSDGGTDASQIDTRVQDLIRLLADPSYSKRQNARAELERIGVVALDRLHAASFDADPQIASSARFIVRSNQFNWAWEYDSPKVREILGNFGAAEVYEKSVFIDELARLERDEGLAALCRLARYETVGALAKKAAIHVLKSKPLVGQSPIGRSQKILRYIEGGTSDSSLWIQTFHSSIASEKSATTSETVFDVDWWVRQIENERALIGKNTQETSVDVTVELIKWVTQQLSVRPNTREQALTIAAKLLEPSLNQSLHRQAQLGQQSAAANSFAQWALQLQLPELVHRQHQLLPMRIIAREPIFTYYLAESYLQLGDQEKAERIALAAWNGKQLERSPLDWKGDAIDVSTGEKEQAGNSGLDAVFAYRNRSAKENSYVLGKTLADRGRFEWAERELKQAAGDDLTLDSSLMALFKLAEIQQSLGKHNEAKLTLEPFVLRLEKEPMFRRQMVEQSQLLTFIVTSYHQYSGDAARVENNVGEAARQYILSLDASEENVDALIGLYKLETGPELQAKRRERLRSIVTRMKDGIRKYDQFLRDGAGNDYFQTFSLQLANELNSLAWLIANTEGDFGEAILMSRRACSLNPEHAEYLDTLAHCYFAAGKWKDAVEQQQKALSLKPNHPDFQRALARFQAKLAEAESPPSK; this is encoded by the coding sequence ATGAAATTCAAAGGTTTCGCGATGGCTCTCGCGGCAGGTCTCGTGCTGCCAGTGTCGTTCCCCGGACACCTATATTCTGCGGATCCTCTCTCTCGGTCCTCGGACGGGGGAACGGATGCCTCCCAGATCGATACCCGAGTCCAAGACCTCATCCGCCTTCTTGCGGATCCCAGCTATTCGAAGCGCCAAAATGCACGCGCCGAGCTGGAGCGGATCGGAGTCGTCGCGCTCGACCGACTCCATGCCGCGAGTTTTGATGCCGACCCCCAAATAGCATCCTCCGCTCGCTTTATCGTCCGCAGCAATCAGTTCAATTGGGCATGGGAATACGACTCCCCCAAAGTGCGCGAGATCCTCGGCAATTTCGGGGCCGCCGAAGTTTACGAGAAATCGGTTTTCATCGACGAGCTTGCTCGCCTGGAACGAGACGAAGGACTCGCAGCCCTCTGCCGCTTGGCTCGCTATGAAACGGTCGGAGCGCTCGCCAAAAAAGCGGCCATCCACGTACTGAAATCCAAGCCGCTCGTTGGCCAGTCACCCATCGGTCGATCGCAGAAAATTTTGCGATATATCGAAGGAGGAACCAGCGATTCGAGTCTCTGGATCCAAACCTTCCACAGTTCCATTGCCAGCGAAAAAAGTGCAACGACCAGCGAAACCGTTTTCGACGTCGATTGGTGGGTTCGGCAGATAGAAAATGAAAGGGCCTTGATAGGAAAAAACACGCAGGAAACGAGCGTCGACGTTACGGTGGAACTCATCAAATGGGTCACGCAACAGTTGAGCGTAAGGCCGAACACCCGCGAGCAAGCCCTTACGATCGCCGCAAAACTCCTGGAGCCTTCGCTGAACCAATCGCTGCACCGACAGGCTCAACTTGGTCAGCAGTCCGCAGCAGCAAATAGTTTCGCACAGTGGGCCCTGCAGCTTCAATTGCCCGAATTGGTCCATCGTCAACATCAATTGCTTCCAATGCGAATCATCGCGCGCGAACCGATCTTCACCTACTACCTGGCAGAAAGCTACCTCCAACTAGGGGACCAAGAGAAAGCGGAACGAATCGCACTCGCGGCATGGAACGGCAAGCAACTGGAACGCAGCCCCCTGGATTGGAAAGGGGACGCCATCGATGTTTCTACCGGCGAGAAGGAACAGGCTGGGAATTCCGGCTTGGATGCGGTGTTCGCCTACCGGAATCGCTCGGCGAAGGAGAATAGCTACGTCCTAGGAAAGACTCTGGCTGACCGAGGCCGTTTCGAGTGGGCTGAGCGGGAACTGAAGCAGGCCGCAGGCGATGACCTGACCCTCGACTCTTCCCTGATGGCTCTGTTCAAGTTGGCTGAGATTCAACAATCGCTTGGAAAACATAACGAAGCGAAACTCACTCTCGAACCGTTCGTGCTCCGACTGGAAAAAGAGCCGATGTTTCGACGCCAGATGGTCGAACAATCCCAACTCCTAACTTTCATCGTTACGAGCTACCATCAATACTCCGGCGATGCAGCCCGCGTGGAGAACAACGTTGGCGAAGCTGCACGCCAATACATCCTCTCCCTCGATGCCTCGGAAGAGAATGTCGACGCGTTGATCGGACTCTACAAGCTGGAGACAGGTCCAGAACTGCAAGCCAAACGTCGCGAGCGCCTCCGTTCTATCGTCACTCGTATGAAAGATGGAATTCGGAAATACGATCAATTTCTAAGGGATGGGGCTGGGAACGATTACTTTCAAACGTTTTCCCTTCAATTGGCCAATGAACTCAATTCGCTCGCTTGGTTGATCGCGAACACGGAAGGAGATTTCGGCGAGGCGATCCTGATGAGCCGGAGAGCTTGCTCGTTAAATCCGGAGCATGCGGAGTATTTGGATACGTTGGCACATTGCTATTTCGCTGCAGGAAAGTGGAAGGATGCGGTGGAACAACAGCAAAAGGCGTTGTCCTTAAAACCAAACCACCCAGATTTCCAACGTGCACTCGCTCGATTCCAAGCTAAACTAGCGGAAGCCGAATCGCCCCCTTCGAAGTAG
- a CDS encoding BMC domain-containing protein gives MKPPISTLSPFADHSSGNSHLPCLGILECLGWTASLVALDAMAKGTNIRLIQAEWNDMLGSVVKIAGSVDEVEMALELGKAKAASFFPEDPNGNTIVRQISSPDPDALRAILSPDEYNALIEQPVVKQSGHPYSTSESSPMSSPSSLALGFIETQGFTAVFEAIDTACKSASVEVVGKEKLGGGYVTVVIRGDVAAVHAAIEAAKPKVEGLGKLIACHVIARPSQAALGLLPK, from the coding sequence GTGAAACCACCGATTTCCACTTTATCGCCGTTTGCCGATCATTCGTCAGGCAATAGCCACCTGCCCTGCCTCGGAATCCTCGAATGCCTAGGATGGACCGCGTCCCTCGTTGCGCTCGACGCGATGGCGAAAGGGACGAACATCAGACTCATCCAGGCAGAGTGGAATGACATGCTCGGGTCGGTTGTCAAAATCGCCGGCTCGGTTGATGAAGTCGAAATGGCGTTAGAACTGGGCAAGGCTAAGGCGGCTTCCTTTTTTCCGGAAGACCCCAACGGAAATACGATCGTCCGGCAAATTAGCAGTCCCGATCCAGATGCTTTGAGGGCCATTCTAAGCCCCGATGAATACAACGCTCTCATCGAACAACCCGTCGTCAAACAATCCGGTCACCCTTATTCAACTTCCGAATCCTCCCCTATGTCGTCACCATCTTCTCTGGCACTTGGTTTCATCGAGACCCAAGGATTCACGGCGGTTTTCGAAGCCATTGACACCGCTTGTAAATCCGCATCCGTCGAAGTCGTCGGGAAAGAAAAACTCGGCGGAGGGTACGTTACGGTAGTCATACGTGGCGACGTCGCTGCCGTCCACGCCGCCATCGAAGCGGCAAAGCCGAAAGTAGAAGGTCTGGGAAAACTCATCGCTTGCCACGTCATTGCAAGACCCTCCCAAGCAGCCTTGGGACTGCTGCCCAAATAG
- a CDS encoding class I SAM-dependent methyltransferase: MEKAQHWENVYQTKKPTQVSWYEAEPNVSMNLILQSAGTTRGRIIDIGGGQSLLVDRLLDAGFQHVTVLDISPTAISATKSRLGEQAKKVNWMVADITAVKSLGEFDIWHDRAVLHFLTDAEDQLLYVDLLKRTLAPRGYFIVGAFAKGGPEKCSGLPVQQVDEQSMQELLGSDFRLVQSLLHLHTTPTSNPQHFYYGVFQRI, translated from the coding sequence ATGGAAAAAGCCCAGCATTGGGAAAATGTTTATCAGACCAAAAAACCGACCCAAGTCAGTTGGTATGAGGCTGAGCCAAATGTATCGATGAACTTGATACTCCAGTCGGCAGGTACAACCCGAGGGAGGATCATCGATATTGGAGGAGGACAATCCCTATTGGTGGACCGATTACTCGACGCTGGTTTCCAGCATGTCACAGTTCTAGACATTTCACCCACTGCGATCTCTGCCACCAAGAGTCGTTTAGGGGAGCAAGCGAAAAAGGTGAACTGGATGGTGGCGGATATCACCGCTGTCAAGTCGCTAGGCGAGTTTGACATCTGGCACGATCGTGCCGTATTGCATTTCTTGACCGACGCAGAGGATCAACTTCTGTACGTGGATTTGTTAAAGCGAACCCTTGCGCCTCGCGGGTACTTCATCGTCGGTGCCTTTGCGAAAGGTGGTCCGGAAAAGTGTAGTGGCTTACCGGTTCAACAAGTCGACGAACAATCGATGCAAGAGTTGCTAGGAAGTGATTTCCGGCTTGTTCAGAGCCTCCTTCACTTGCACACTACGCCCACTTCGAACCCCCAGCATTTTTATTACGGCGTCTTCCAGCGAATCTGA
- a CDS encoding APC family permease: MDSKSGESHARPSIGLISLLCLVIGNMIGTGVYVSSGYSLADLKDARYVLLVWLIAGIHAMCGAVAYAAAARRLPVSGGEYAMLSRWVHPAIGFLAAWISVIAGFAAPIALSGKLLGVYLLKSIDLSQLSFVSADRTTLELCTATAVILIATGLHAVRLGWNATANNAVVAIKLLGLLVFIIWGLSHLITKGESGVMGTGASESSALQLLWGILASLYFTTLCYTGFNASIYLAGSLTHPSEKSIIPHGPTKRCVDSPFDSTGDLATHPVIGRSMVWACLIVTGLYLVLNTIFLYSIPAQKIVEAGESFVGTVARQIGGTFLERLMNWVIILSTATSVLAMTITGPQVLLQLARDYRIGSQGWGESPGATHAALVLQASITLLFVWSTSIRGVATYLGLTLTVCGALAIASLIIAACRRRSSLPALTPLEMACSSVYVLGAIALICAGYWLVPREFLASAVTFGAGILLYVVAKLYRLRRIPRT, from the coding sequence ATGGATTCAAAGTCAGGGGAGTCGCACGCGCGACCTTCTATCGGATTGATATCGCTCCTATGCTTGGTCATCGGCAACATGATTGGCACCGGGGTCTATGTGTCGAGCGGCTACTCGTTGGCAGATTTGAAGGATGCTCGGTACGTCCTTCTAGTCTGGTTGATCGCTGGGATTCACGCGATGTGCGGAGCCGTCGCTTACGCCGCCGCAGCGCGACGGCTTCCTGTTTCGGGTGGGGAGTATGCGATGCTCTCCCGTTGGGTCCACCCTGCGATTGGATTCTTGGCCGCTTGGATTTCCGTCATCGCAGGCTTCGCGGCTCCCATAGCATTGTCCGGCAAATTGCTCGGTGTTTATTTGCTCAAGTCGATCGATCTTTCCCAGCTTTCCTTCGTCAGTGCGGATCGGACCACGCTAGAACTGTGTACCGCAACCGCTGTGATTCTGATTGCGACGGGATTGCATGCCGTCCGTTTGGGTTGGAATGCTACGGCGAATAATGCGGTGGTCGCGATCAAGCTGCTGGGGCTCTTGGTTTTTATCATCTGGGGACTTTCCCATTTGATTACCAAGGGAGAGTCCGGGGTAATGGGCACCGGTGCATCGGAAAGTTCGGCGTTACAACTTCTTTGGGGCATTCTCGCGTCCCTTTATTTTACAACCCTATGCTACACGGGTTTCAACGCCAGTATTTACCTTGCAGGAAGCCTAACTCACCCATCGGAAAAAAGCATCATTCCCCATGGCCCTACGAAGCGATGCGTCGATAGCCCTTTCGATTCGACGGGAGATCTTGCAACCCACCCGGTCATCGGGCGCTCGATGGTGTGGGCTTGTTTGATCGTGACGGGGCTCTATTTGGTGCTAAATACGATTTTCCTTTACTCCATTCCGGCGCAGAAGATCGTGGAGGCAGGAGAGTCGTTTGTGGGGACAGTCGCTCGACAAATCGGCGGGACGTTTTTGGAGCGTCTCATGAATTGGGTGATCATCCTATCGACAGCGACCAGTGTTCTCGCAATGACCATTACGGGCCCCCAAGTCCTACTGCAACTGGCGCGCGACTACCGAATTGGTTCCCAAGGATGGGGAGAAAGCCCAGGGGCAACCCATGCCGCCCTCGTCCTTCAGGCCTCCATCACCCTGCTGTTCGTTTGGTCTACTAGCATTCGAGGAGTCGCTACGTATCTCGGACTCACCTTAACCGTTTGCGGAGCGCTCGCGATTGCGAGTTTGATAATCGCTGCATGTAGAAGGCGCTCGTCTCTTCCCGCTCTAACTCCGTTGGAAATGGCTTGCAGCTCCGTTTACGTCCTGGGTGCGATCGCGTTGATATGCGCTGGATATTGGTTGGTTCCCAGGGAGTTTTTGGCGAGCGCGGTTACTTTCGGGGCCGGGATTCTGTTGTATGTCGTCGCGAAGCTTTATCGATTGCGAAGAATTCCGAGGACTTAG